A window of Mixophyes fleayi isolate aMixFle1 chromosome 10, aMixFle1.hap1, whole genome shotgun sequence contains these coding sequences:
- the COG8 gene encoding conserved oligomeric Golgi complex subunit 8 isoform X2: MAAVDVEEESVLAAVFRSSFPESWRDSPDFAAYLLELSSFGVEKLRREPERLSEERAQILQQTRDLAFTHYKTFIRTAECTELIYRDFSQVEDSVSRLLSKLPGFQESCRGFVKQAEEISSSRRMNTLTLNRHTEILEILEIPQLMDTCVRNGYYEEALELAAYVKRLEKKYSSILVIQGIVNEVRQSAQLMLNQLLQQLRGNIQLPACLRVIGYLRRMDVFTEAELRIKFLQARDAWLRSLQSSIPQEDPYFHLTKTIESCRVHLFDVVTQYRAIFSDEDPLLLPPTGSLPLSEGAIFHGWVLQKVSEFLQVLESDLQRGVGSRLDSLMGQCMYFGLSFSRVGADFRGQLAPIFQQVAAENFTRAAKEAVEKFQEEMNMYTLISTPMGLSSSNIPPVPTPTAQPGTLQPPMVLLDFPPLACFLNNILVAFNDLRLCCPVGLTQEVTNQLQDALGKVVNIILSFHRAEDAAFSPQERELFIQFCTVFLEDLTPYLNRCLQVLFPPAQRAQIFGLNEKGDQTSWKAQGWAARIIQHEMDHLDGVLYFDKMDPRTFVNVNWMELND, translated from the exons ATGGCGGCGGTGGACGTGGAGGAGGAGAGTGTCCTGGCCGCGGTGTTTCGGAGCAGTTTCCCGGAGAGCTGGAGGGACAGCCCGGACTTTGCCGCGTACCTACTGGAGCTGAGCTCGTTTGGGGTGGAGAAGCTGCGTAGGGAGCCGGAGAGGCTGAGCGAGGAGCGGGCACAGATCCTGCAGCAGACCCGGGACCTGGCGTTCACTCACTACAAGACGTTCATCCGCACCGCGGAGTGCACCGAGCTCATCTACCGGGACTTCAGCCAGGTGGAGGACAGCGTGTCCCGGCTGCTCAGCAAGCTGCCCGGCTTCCAGGAGAGCTGCAG GGGCTTTGTGAAGCAGGCGGAGGAGATCAGTTCCAGCCGGCGTATGAACACACTGACCCTGAACCGACACACTGAGATACTGGAAATCTTGGAGATCCCTCAGCTGATGGACACGTGTGTCCGGAACGGGTACTACGAGGAAGCGCTGGAACTTGCCGCCTATGTGAAGCGCTTGGAGAAGAAGTACTCTTCTATCCTGGTCATACAG GGAATAGTAAATGAAGTGCGTCAGTCTGCACAGCTGATGCTGAACCAACTCCTCCAGCAGCTTCGTGGTAACATTCAGCTCCCCGCCTGCCTGCGGGTGATTGGCTACCTCCGTCGGATGGATGTATTCACTGAAGCCGAGTTGCGTATTAAGTTCCTGCAAGCTCGGGACGCATGGCTGCGATCTCTCCAGAGCTCCATCCCCCAGGAGGACCCCTACTTCCACCTCACCAAAACTATCGAGAGCTGCCGTGTACACCTCTTTGATGTCGTCACACAGTACCGGGCCATCTTCTCGGACGAAGACCCcctcctactcccacctacaggCTCGTTGCCTCTGAGTGAGGGAGCCATATTCCACGGGTGGGTGTTGCAGAAAGTTAGCGAGTTCCTGCAAGTGTTGGAGAGTGACCTTCAGAGAGGGGTGGGCAGTAGACTGGACTCTCTTATGGGCCAGTGCATGTACTTCGGACTCTCCTTCAGCCGCGTGGGGGCAGACTTCCGCGGCCAGCTGGCGCCCATCTTCCAGCAGGTGGCGGCTGAGAACTTTACACGAGCGGCAAAGGAGGCTGTGGAGAAGTTCCAGGAGGAGATGAACATGTATACCCTGATCTCTACCCCCATGGGCCTGAGCAGCAGCAATATCCCACCTGTCCCAACACCAACTGCCCAGCCAGGAACCCTGCAGCCCCCAATGGTGCTCCTGGATTTCCCTCCCTTAGCCTGTTTTCTCAACAACATTCTAGTGGCTTTTAATGACCTGCGTCTCTGTTGTCCGGTGGGTCTAACTCAGGAAGTGACAAACCAGTTACAGGATGCTTTGGGTAAG GTTGTCAACATCATTTTGTCGTTTCATCGAGCCGAGGACGCCGCATTCAGCCCCCAGGAACGTGAACTATTTATCCAGTTCTGCACGGTCTTCCTAGAGGACTTGACGCCATATCTGAACCGCTGCTTACAGGTCCTCTTTCCCCCTGCACAGAGGGCCCAGATCTTCG